Proteins found in one Cellulomonas palmilytica genomic segment:
- the tmk gene encoding dTMP kinase — protein sequence MPAPPQGSGAALPGVFVSLEGGDGAGKSTQARLLGDWARALGREVVLTREPGGTELGRLLRDAVLHGDHVDARTEALLYATDRAHHVASLVRPALARGALVVTDRYLDSSVAYQGHGRDLGADEVERLSLWATGGLLPAVTVLLDVDPVLGRSRLTGSPDRLERAGDEFHRRTREAFLERAAAHPDRFLVLDATAAPDEIARAVRERVAPLLGVTGDASSDAASSDAASSGGARVVGSGA from the coding sequence CTGCCCGCACCACCCCAGGGGTCGGGCGCGGCGCTGCCCGGCGTGTTCGTGTCCCTCGAGGGCGGCGACGGCGCGGGCAAGTCCACCCAGGCGCGGCTGCTCGGGGACTGGGCGCGCGCGCTCGGCCGCGAGGTCGTGCTCACCCGCGAGCCCGGCGGCACCGAGCTCGGCCGCCTCCTGCGCGACGCCGTGCTGCACGGCGACCACGTCGACGCGCGCACCGAGGCACTGCTGTACGCGACCGACCGTGCGCACCACGTCGCGTCGCTCGTGCGGCCCGCGCTCGCACGCGGCGCGCTCGTCGTCACCGACCGGTACCTCGACTCGTCCGTCGCCTACCAGGGCCACGGCCGGGACCTCGGCGCCGACGAGGTCGAGCGGCTCTCGCTGTGGGCGACCGGCGGGCTGCTGCCCGCCGTGACCGTGCTGCTCGACGTCGACCCCGTGCTCGGGCGCTCGCGGCTCACCGGCAGCCCCGACCGGCTCGAGCGTGCCGGGGACGAGTTCCACCGGCGCACCCGCGAGGCGTTCCTCGAGCGCGCCGCGGCTCACCCGGACCGGTTCCTCGTGCTCGACGCGACCGCCGCGCCCGACGAGATCGCGCGCGCGGTCCGCGAGCGGGTCGCGCCGCTGCTGGGCGTCACGGGCGACGCCTCGTCGGACGCGGCCTCGTCGGACGCGGCCTCGTCGGGCGGCGCGCGCGTGGTGGGGAGCGGCGCGTGA
- a CDS encoding DNA polymerase III subunit delta', with product MSVWEGLVGQEPAITELQRAVVDPQSMTHAWLFTGPPGSGRSNLARAFAAALQCTEGGCGHCHACTTVMAGTHPDVKVVATEGVNILIDAVRPLVELAQRSPAEGRWRVILVEDADRLVEKTSNVLLKALEEPAPRTVWMLCAPSPQDVLVTLRSRSRAVALRVPPVEAVVDLLVRRDGIDAQVAEVAARAAQSHVGIARRLARDPEARRRRAEVLQIAARIRGVGDAVLAAGDLVATAQADAKAATEERDATERAALLRTLGAEGAATLPPAVRGQVRQLEEDQKRRATRAQRDVLDRAMLDLLSLYRDVLVVQLGADVSLVNLDHDETVRELAASSTPEQTLRRMDAISTARTRLEGNVAPLLAVEAMAVALRPQA from the coding sequence GTGAGCGTCTGGGAGGGCCTCGTCGGGCAGGAGCCCGCGATCACCGAGCTGCAGCGCGCGGTCGTCGACCCGCAGTCCATGACGCACGCGTGGCTGTTCACCGGCCCGCCCGGCTCGGGCCGCTCCAACCTCGCGCGCGCGTTCGCCGCCGCGCTGCAGTGCACCGAGGGCGGCTGCGGGCACTGCCACGCGTGCACCACGGTCATGGCCGGCACGCACCCCGACGTGAAGGTCGTCGCGACCGAGGGCGTCAACATCCTCATCGACGCGGTGCGCCCGCTCGTCGAGCTCGCGCAGCGCTCGCCCGCCGAGGGGCGGTGGCGCGTGATCCTCGTCGAGGACGCCGACCGGCTCGTCGAGAAGACGTCCAACGTGCTGCTCAAGGCGCTCGAGGAGCCCGCGCCGCGGACCGTGTGGATGCTGTGCGCGCCGAGCCCGCAGGACGTGCTCGTGACGCTGCGCTCGCGCTCGCGTGCGGTCGCGCTGCGCGTGCCGCCCGTCGAGGCCGTCGTCGACCTGCTCGTCCGGCGTGACGGGATCGACGCGCAGGTCGCCGAGGTCGCCGCGCGCGCGGCGCAGAGCCACGTCGGCATCGCGCGCCGGCTCGCACGCGACCCCGAGGCGCGTCGCCGTCGGGCCGAGGTGCTGCAGATCGCCGCGCGCATCCGCGGGGTCGGGGACGCGGTGCTCGCCGCGGGCGACCTCGTCGCGACCGCGCAGGCCGACGCGAAGGCCGCGACCGAGGAGCGCGACGCGACCGAGCGGGCCGCGCTGCTGCGGACCCTCGGCGCCGAGGGCGCCGCGACGCTCCCGCCGGCCGTGCGCGGCCAGGTGCGTCAGCTCGAGGAGGACCAGAAGCGCCGCGCCACGCGCGCGCAGCGCGACGTGCTCGACCGCGCGATGCTCGACCTGCTGTCGCTGTACCGCGACGTGCTCGTCGTGCAGCTCGGCGCCGACGTGTCGCTGGTCAACCTCGACCACGACGAGACCGTGCGCGAGCTCGCCGCGTCGTCCACGCCCGAGCAGACCCTGCGCCGCATGGACGCGATCAGCACGGCGCGCACGCGCCTCGAGGGCAACGTCGCCCCGCTCCTGGCCGTCGAGGCCATGGCGGTCGCCCTCCGCCCCCAGGCCTGA
- a CDS encoding alpha/beta hydrolase, translating into MLRPARAGSRSSASHPSASHPSASRSSASHPSASSRSRAGVVVGALLVVALVVAGCSQTTKHQSTVDPTGGPAATSSPDASGAPSVDLERFYSQQLEWSDCDEGECATATVPVDYADPAGETTSIALARSRASGDRIGSLLLNPGGPGGSGFDFLESALETVSGDVQERYDLVGFDPRGVQHSEPAIACYDGPEMDELVAFDPDYSTPQGVQAAIDRFADFSQACLERTGPLLGHVDTISAARDLDVLRAALGDSELHYLGYSYGTQLGATYAALFPQNVGRLVLDGAIDPTLSPDQAALEQAVGFENALRAYVTDCQAGRSCPLTGSVDDGLKQVRRLLDRARSAPLATGDDDRPLTQALAFSGIAVTLYSERYWNYLTSGLRAAIQDDDGSILLALADAYYDRDEDGTYAANQTEAFWSIGCADGRPTSDPDEMAAEAERIVAAAPTVGSVFSYGGVLCAQWAVPEVGGLDDYSAAGAAPILVIGTTNDPATPYEQAQALARILDSGVLLTYEGEGHTAYGRSNDCVTENVDAYLLDGEVPAEGTRC; encoded by the coding sequence GTGCTTCGTCCCGCTCGCGCCGGTTCCCGCTCGTCCGCCTCGCACCCGTCCGCCTCGCACCCGTCGGCCTCGCGCTCGTCCGCCTCGCACCCGTCGGCCTCGTCGCGCTCGCGTGCGGGCGTGGTGGTGGGGGCGTTGCTCGTCGTGGCGCTCGTCGTCGCAGGGTGCTCGCAGACGACCAAGCACCAGTCCACCGTCGACCCGACCGGTGGCCCGGCCGCCACGTCCAGCCCGGACGCGTCCGGTGCCCCGAGCGTCGACCTCGAGCGGTTCTACTCCCAGCAGCTCGAGTGGTCCGACTGCGACGAGGGCGAGTGCGCGACCGCGACCGTGCCGGTCGACTACGCGGACCCCGCGGGCGAGACGACGAGCATCGCGCTCGCGCGCAGCCGGGCGTCGGGCGACCGGATCGGGTCGCTGCTCCTCAACCCCGGCGGTCCGGGCGGCTCGGGCTTCGACTTCCTGGAGAGCGCGCTCGAGACGGTCAGCGGCGACGTGCAGGAGCGGTACGACCTGGTGGGCTTCGACCCGCGCGGCGTGCAGCACTCGGAGCCCGCGATCGCCTGCTACGACGGCCCGGAGATGGACGAGCTCGTCGCGTTCGACCCGGACTACTCGACGCCGCAGGGCGTGCAGGCCGCGATCGACCGGTTCGCCGACTTCTCGCAGGCGTGCCTCGAGCGCACGGGACCGCTGCTCGGCCACGTCGACACGATCAGCGCGGCGCGTGACCTCGACGTGCTGCGCGCCGCGCTGGGCGACAGCGAGCTGCACTACCTCGGCTACTCGTACGGCACGCAGCTCGGCGCGACGTACGCGGCGCTGTTCCCGCAGAACGTCGGGCGGCTCGTGCTCGACGGCGCGATCGACCCGACGCTCTCGCCCGACCAGGCGGCGCTCGAGCAGGCCGTCGGGTTCGAGAACGCGTTGCGCGCGTACGTGACGGACTGCCAGGCGGGCCGGTCCTGCCCGCTGACGGGCAGCGTCGACGACGGCCTGAAGCAGGTGCGTCGCCTGCTCGACCGGGCGCGCTCCGCGCCGCTGGCCACGGGTGACGACGACCGTCCGCTCACGCAGGCCCTCGCGTTCAGCGGCATCGCGGTGACGCTGTACTCCGAGCGGTACTGGAACTACCTGACGTCCGGCCTGCGCGCCGCGATCCAGGACGACGACGGCTCGATCCTGCTCGCGCTGGCCGACGCGTACTACGACCGCGACGAGGACGGCACGTACGCCGCCAACCAGACCGAGGCGTTCTGGTCGATCGGCTGCGCCGACGGCCGCCCCACGTCCGACCCCGACGAGATGGCGGCCGAGGCCGAGCGCATCGTCGCGGCCGCCCCGACGGTCGGCTCGGTGTTCTCGTACGGCGGGGTGCTGTGCGCGCAGTGGGCCGTGCCCGAGGTCGGCGGGCTCGACGACTACTCCGCTGCGGGTGCCGCGCCCATCCTCGTCATCGGCACGACGAACGACCCGGCGACCCCGTACGAGCAGGCGCAGGCGCTCGCGCGGATCCTCGACTCGGGCGTGCTGCTGACGTACGAGGGCGAGGGGCACACCGCGTACGGGCGCTCGAACGACTGCGTCACCGAGAACGTCGACGCGTACCTGCTGGACGGCGAGGTCCCTGCGGAGGGCACCCGCTGCTGA
- a CDS encoding ArsR/SmtB family transcription factor, translating to MGAIDPTRAAEVAKTFKALADPARVRLLSIIASAPGGDACVCDLTEPVGLSQPTVSHHMKILADAGLVTRRQQGRWAHFAVAPGARELLGASADAVLGRR from the coding sequence GTGGGTGCGATCGACCCCACGCGTGCGGCGGAGGTGGCGAAGACCTTCAAGGCGCTGGCCGATCCTGCGCGCGTGCGCCTGCTCTCCATCATCGCCTCGGCGCCGGGTGGTGACGCCTGCGTGTGTGACCTGACCGAGCCTGTCGGGCTGTCGCAGCCGACGGTCTCGCACCACATGAAGATCCTCGCGGATGCGGGGCTTGTCACGCGACGCCAGCAGGGGAGGTGGGCGCACTTCGCGGTGGCGCCCGGCGCGCGTGAGCTTCTCGGTGCGTCAGCAGACGCGGTCCTCGGCCGGCGTTGA
- the arsD gene encoding arsenite efflux transporter metallochaperone ArsD → MPSIRVFEPALCCNTGVCGPDPSESLLAFTADLDHVVTRGADAARHNLANDPAAFSQVEPVREFLRVSGSDGLPVVVVDGAIVLTGRYPTRAELVRYAGLEPGGVLPLTAVTSAGGGTCCGGSSSSCC, encoded by the coding sequence ATGCCGTCCATCCGCGTCTTCGAACCTGCCCTGTGCTGCAACACCGGCGTCTGCGGTCCTGACCCGAGCGAGTCCCTCCTCGCGTTCACGGCTGACCTCGACCACGTGGTCACGCGGGGCGCCGATGCCGCTCGCCACAACCTCGCCAACGACCCGGCGGCGTTCTCCCAGGTGGAGCCGGTCCGTGAGTTCCTGCGCGTGTCCGGTTCCGACGGCCTGCCCGTCGTCGTGGTCGACGGCGCGATCGTGCTGACGGGGCGCTACCCGACGCGAGCCGAGCTCGTGCGGTACGCGGGCCTCGAGCCGGGCGGCGTGCTCCCGCTGACCGCCGTGACCTCCGCCGGCGGTGGCACCTGCTGCGGCGGCTCGTCGTCCTCCTGCTGCTGA
- the arsA gene encoding arsenical pump-driving ATPase, whose protein sequence is MRYLDDPARVLLLTGKGGVGKTSLACASAVRLPDRGRRVLLVSTDPASNVGQVFGITIGNRITPVPAVRGLDALEIDPAQAAEAYRERIIGPVRDLLPAKEIAEITEQLSGSCTTEVASFNEFTSLLADPETTAAYDHVIFDTAPTGHTLRLLQLPGDWTTFLDGGKGDASCLGPLSGLDQARAVYAGAVEALTDPTRTALVLVARPQPSSLAEVARAAEELAAIGIAPAALVINAVLPVDAADDALGAAIREREQAALAEMPAGLRSIRRDEVSLKPVNAAGLEALRALLDDAPQGSADETSDLEDVAAPGLDRLVDELAATGTGLVMTMGKGGVGKTTVAAAIAVALADRGLDVHLTTTDPAGRIDPALAEVPGLRVSRIDPVQAVADYRARVMSTKGKRLDDAGRAVLAEDLMSPCTEEIAVFEAFSRVVHESSRRIVVMDTAPTGHTLLLMDATGSYHREIARHMAEGVSYTTPLMRLQNRDHTRVIVATLPEMTPVLEAEELAADLERAGIHPWAWVVDQSLAAARPRSALLRRRAQAERPYLDRVEMLAPRHAVIALQAAEPVDVEGLRALATSSSVLGSTATG, encoded by the coding sequence ATGCGCTACCTCGACGACCCTGCCCGCGTCCTGCTGCTCACCGGCAAGGGTGGCGTCGGCAAGACGTCGCTGGCGTGCGCCTCTGCTGTCCGGCTTCCTGACCGTGGGCGGCGGGTCCTGCTGGTCTCGACCGACCCCGCGTCCAACGTCGGACAGGTCTTCGGCATCACGATCGGCAACCGCATCACGCCGGTCCCCGCCGTGCGCGGCCTCGATGCGCTGGAGATCGACCCGGCTCAGGCGGCGGAGGCCTACCGCGAGCGCATCATCGGCCCGGTGCGGGATCTCCTGCCGGCCAAGGAGATCGCCGAGATCACCGAGCAGCTGTCCGGCTCGTGCACGACGGAGGTCGCCTCGTTCAACGAGTTCACGTCGCTGCTCGCAGACCCCGAGACGACGGCCGCCTACGACCACGTCATCTTCGACACCGCGCCCACCGGTCACACCTTGCGGCTGCTGCAGCTGCCCGGTGACTGGACGACGTTCCTCGACGGTGGCAAGGGCGACGCCTCGTGCCTCGGTCCGCTGTCCGGCCTGGACCAGGCGCGCGCGGTGTACGCGGGCGCGGTGGAGGCGCTGACGGACCCGACGCGGACCGCACTGGTGCTCGTGGCTCGCCCGCAGCCGTCGAGCCTGGCCGAGGTCGCCCGCGCGGCAGAGGAGCTCGCCGCGATCGGCATCGCGCCCGCGGCGCTGGTGATCAACGCCGTCCTTCCTGTCGATGCGGCCGACGACGCGCTCGGTGCGGCGATCCGCGAGCGCGAGCAGGCGGCACTGGCCGAGATGCCCGCCGGTCTCAGGTCGATCCGGCGCGACGAGGTGAGCCTCAAGCCCGTGAACGCGGCGGGGCTCGAGGCGCTGCGCGCGCTGCTGGACGACGCACCCCAGGGGTCGGCGGACGAGACGTCCGACCTGGAGGACGTCGCGGCGCCGGGTCTCGACAGGCTGGTCGACGAGCTCGCCGCCACCGGCACGGGGCTCGTCATGACGATGGGGAAGGGCGGGGTCGGCAAGACCACCGTCGCCGCCGCGATCGCCGTGGCCCTCGCGGACCGAGGTCTGGACGTCCATCTCACGACGACGGACCCGGCGGGGCGCATCGACCCCGCGCTCGCCGAGGTCCCGGGCCTGCGCGTCTCACGGATCGACCCTGTGCAGGCCGTGGCGGACTACCGCGCTCGCGTGATGTCCACCAAGGGCAAGCGGCTCGACGACGCCGGGCGCGCTGTGCTCGCCGAGGACCTCATGAGCCCGTGCACCGAGGAGATCGCGGTGTTCGAGGCGTTCTCCCGGGTGGTGCACGAGTCGAGCAGACGCATCGTCGTGATGGATACCGCGCCCACCGGCCACACCCTGCTCCTGATGGACGCGACCGGGTCCTACCACCGAGAGATCGCACGTCACATGGCCGAGGGCGTCTCCTACACCACACCCCTGATGCGGTTGCAGAACCGGGACCACACCCGGGTCATCGTCGCGACCCTTCCGGAGATGACCCCGGTGCTGGAGGCCGAGGAGCTGGCCGCGGACCTCGAGCGGGCCGGGATCCATCCGTGGGCGTGGGTGGTCGACCAGTCGCTGGCTGCGGCCCGGCCGAGGAGCGCGCTGCTCCGCCGGCGCGCCCAGGCCGAGCGCCCTTACCTCGACCGGGTCGAGATGCTCGCGCCTCGCCATGCGGTGATCGCGCTCCAGGCGGCCGAGCCGGTCGATGTCGAGGGCCTCAGGGCGTTGGCGACGAGCTCATCGGTGCTCGGCTCGACCGCGACCGGCTGA
- a CDS encoding arsenate reductase ArsC — protein MTTTDSPSVLFVCVHNAGRSQMAAGFLTALSGGAVEVRSAGSMPADQVNPVAVAAMAEVGIDIAAEQPKILTADAVQSSDVVVTMGCGDACPYFPGVRYEDWKLDDPAGQGIEAVRPIRDEIRTRVLGLLDQLGVRPVSA, from the coding sequence ATGACCACGACCGACTCCCCCAGCGTCCTGTTCGTCTGCGTGCACAACGCCGGCCGCTCCCAGATGGCCGCGGGCTTCCTCACGGCGCTGTCCGGCGGTGCCGTCGAGGTCCGCTCGGCCGGCTCGATGCCCGCCGACCAGGTCAACCCCGTCGCCGTCGCTGCGATGGCGGAGGTCGGCATCGACATCGCTGCCGAGCAGCCCAAGATCCTCACCGCCGACGCCGTGCAGTCCTCCGACGTCGTGGTCACCATGGGCTGCGGCGACGCCTGCCCCTACTTCCCCGGCGTCCGCTACGAGGACTGGAAGCTCGACGACCCGGCCGGCCAGGGCATCGAGGCCGTCCGCCCCATCCGTGACGAGATCCGCACGCGGGTCCTGGGCCTGCTGGACCAGCTCGGCGTCCGACCGGTCAGCGCATGA
- a CDS encoding arsenate-mycothiol transferase ArsC, whose protein sequence is MINVLFVCVHNAGRSQLAAGLAEAIGGGRLSVASAGTEPEDHVSDVVIGSLAEVGVDWTGRTPTRLTRQAVEAADVVVALKPSLVLPQVDGVRYETWPLPDAAGWDLDGIRPLREHLRERIESLASSSTPTTP, encoded by the coding sequence ATGATCAACGTGCTGTTCGTGTGCGTGCACAACGCCGGCCGCTCCCAGCTCGCCGCCGGGCTCGCCGAGGCCATCGGCGGCGGTCGCCTGAGCGTCGCCTCGGCCGGCACGGAGCCCGAGGACCACGTGAGCGACGTCGTCATCGGTTCGCTCGCCGAGGTCGGCGTCGACTGGACCGGCCGCACCCCGACGCGCCTGACACGCCAGGCCGTCGAGGCCGCCGACGTCGTCGTCGCACTCAAGCCCTCCCTCGTCCTGCCGCAGGTCGACGGCGTCCGCTACGAGACCTGGCCGCTGCCCGACGCCGCAGGCTGGGACCTCGACGGCATCCGCCCCCTGCGCGAGCACCTGCGCGAGCGCATCGAGTCCCTGGCGTCGAGCTCGACACCCACCACACCCTGA
- a CDS encoding arsenate reductase/protein-tyrosine-phosphatase family protein → MNTEWMRQVERRAALHGALSDPGRLAVVDLLSRGDASPSELAAELSMPSNLLAHHVNVLVEHGLVERTRSEGDRRRTYLRLLPTELGPFTTALPKPPRVLFICTANSARSHLAVALWRRASTIPAVSAGTHPASAIAPGAVAAAGRHDLDLRDQHPQHLDSVRREDDLVITVCDRAHEEVGLTADVHWSIPDPVPAGTDDAFDLAVAELGRRVGDLAPRLVMS, encoded by the coding sequence ATGAACACTGAGTGGATGCGTCAGGTCGAGCGCCGTGCGGCCCTGCACGGGGCCCTGTCCGACCCCGGACGTCTCGCGGTCGTCGACCTGCTCTCCCGCGGCGACGCCTCTCCGTCGGAGCTCGCGGCCGAGCTGTCCATGCCCTCGAACCTGCTCGCGCACCACGTCAACGTCCTCGTCGAGCACGGCCTGGTCGAGCGCACCCGCTCCGAGGGCGACCGGCGCCGCACCTACCTGCGGCTCCTGCCGACCGAGCTCGGACCGTTCACCACCGCGCTCCCCAAGCCGCCGCGCGTGCTGTTCATCTGCACCGCGAACTCCGCCCGCTCCCACCTCGCCGTCGCCCTCTGGCGTCGCGCGAGCACCATCCCCGCCGTCTCCGCCGGCACGCACCCGGCCTCCGCCATCGCCCCTGGCGCGGTCGCGGCCGCCGGTCGTCACGACCTCGACCTGCGCGACCAGCACCCCCAGCACCTCGACTCCGTGCGACGCGAGGACGACCTCGTCATCACCGTGTGCGACCGCGCCCACGAAGAGGTCGGCCTGACCGCCGACGTCCACTGGTCCATCCCCGACCCGGTGCCCGCCGGCACCGACGACGCGTTCGACCTCGCCGTCGCCGAGCTCGGTCGCAGGGTCGGCGACCTCGCACCGCGCCTCGTCATGTCCTGA
- a CDS encoding endonuclease/exonuclease/phosphatase family protein codes for MSVPAGPPATPDQVVAQVAALRAQVAATVPARTDDNLLVGTWNLRAFGAVSPTWAAGPSTSPKRDWAAVALIAAVVEHLDVVALQEVRRSTAALRFLRSRLGPTWRVLASDVTEGSAGNGERLAFLYDSSRVEPSGLVGEIVLPPVAGQAADQFARTPYAVGFERVRAAGDTREPVSFVLTTVHVLWGTPSARVLEIEQFAQWMRRWADRADDWNSNLLVLGDFNLDRLGNPLYEAFVSTGLWPPSELNDVPRTIFDDDHDRHFYDQVAWFSDDRGASLLEGMTYTRRAGGFDFLPHVFPGLTRTEVSWRVSDHYPLWVEFAVA; via the coding sequence GTGAGCGTGCCCGCGGGTCCGCCGGCGACGCCCGACCAGGTCGTGGCGCAGGTCGCGGCGCTGCGCGCACAGGTCGCGGCGACCGTCCCGGCCCGCACGGACGACAACCTGCTGGTCGGCACGTGGAACCTGCGCGCGTTCGGCGCCGTGAGCCCCACGTGGGCTGCGGGCCCGAGCACGTCGCCGAAGCGGGACTGGGCGGCGGTCGCGCTGATCGCGGCGGTCGTCGAGCACCTGGACGTGGTGGCGCTGCAGGAGGTGCGCCGCTCGACGGCGGCGCTGCGGTTCCTGCGCTCGCGGCTCGGGCCGACGTGGCGGGTGCTGGCCTCGGACGTCACGGAGGGCAGCGCGGGCAACGGGGAGCGGCTGGCGTTCCTGTACGACTCGTCGCGCGTCGAGCCGTCGGGGCTCGTGGGGGAGATCGTGCTGCCGCCGGTCGCGGGGCAGGCGGCGGACCAGTTCGCGCGCACGCCGTACGCGGTGGGCTTCGAGCGGGTGCGGGCGGCGGGTGACACCCGTGAGCCGGTGTCGTTCGTGCTGACGACGGTGCACGTGCTGTGGGGGACGCCGAGCGCGCGCGTGCTGGAGATCGAGCAGTTCGCGCAGTGGATGCGCCGGTGGGCGGACCGTGCGGACGACTGGAACTCGAACCTGCTGGTGCTGGGCGACTTCAACCTCGACCGGCTGGGCAACCCGCTGTACGAGGCGTTCGTGTCCACGGGCCTGTGGCCGCCGAGCGAGCTGAACGACGTGCCGCGCACGATCTTCGACGACGACCACGACCGGCACTTCTACGACCAGGTCGCGTGGTTCTCGGACGACAGGGGCGCGTCGCTGCTCGAGGGCATGACGTACACGCGCCGCGCGGGCGGGTTCGACTTCCTGCCGCACGTGTTCCCGGGGCTCACGCGCACGGAGGTGTCGTGGCGCGTGAGCGACCACTACCCGCTGTGGGTCGAGTTCGCGGTCGCCTGA
- a CDS encoding M15 family metallopeptidase, with translation MVRRARRLTGGRARARVVATGVVVLGVVAGVVVGAGVLDGRRDAAAASADASASARVAAEAFADEAVARGAAAARASAALAATTRQQARAALLDAVEQGDETLASSEGEVVDDDVRDALAEVLQRAKHALESTPEDATAGAAEGESVAALRMLAAEVLAARAAVVASHEEWVERREQEAREAERTPDPPPAAGQDPGSDDDRCRTTYDGPPFYTSPPTKGGDGSNGRLPESMLAATSWGVDPKGTRYWLRTEATAALERLNAAFRARFGHDLDLDLTYRDYATQVAMREALGSIAAKPGTSKHGTGYALDVPELPCEYGYGTPQHSWLVEKGPAYGWVQPSWARQGGSNPEYWHFEYVG, from the coding sequence ATGGTCCGACGAGCGAGACGCCTCACCGGTGGCCGTGCGCGTGCCCGCGTGGTGGCGACCGGGGTCGTCGTGCTCGGCGTCGTCGCGGGCGTGGTCGTCGGGGCGGGGGTGCTGGACGGTCGTCGGGACGCCGCCGCGGCGAGCGCGGACGCGAGCGCGTCGGCCCGGGTGGCCGCGGAGGCGTTCGCCGACGAGGCCGTGGCGCGGGGCGCGGCGGCCGCACGCGCGTCGGCGGCGCTCGCCGCGACGACGCGGCAGCAGGCGCGGGCGGCGCTCCTCGACGCGGTCGAGCAGGGAGACGAGACGCTCGCGTCGAGCGAGGGCGAGGTCGTCGACGACGACGTGCGCGACGCGCTCGCCGAGGTGCTGCAGCGCGCGAAGCACGCGCTCGAGTCCACGCCCGAGGACGCCACGGCGGGCGCGGCCGAGGGGGAGTCGGTGGCCGCGCTGCGCATGCTCGCGGCCGAGGTCCTCGCGGCGCGGGCGGCGGTCGTCGCGTCCCACGAGGAGTGGGTCGAGCGCCGCGAGCAGGAGGCGCGTGAGGCGGAGCGCACCCCGGATCCGCCCCCGGCGGCAGGTCAGGACCCAGGGTCCGACGACGACCGCTGCCGCACCACGTACGACGGCCCGCCGTTCTACACGTCACCGCCGACGAAGGGCGGTGACGGCTCCAACGGCCGGCTGCCCGAGTCGATGCTGGCGGCCACGTCCTGGGGCGTCGACCCGAAGGGCACGCGTTACTGGCTGCGCACCGAGGCGACCGCGGCGCTCGAGCGGCTCAACGCCGCGTTCCGCGCGCGGTTCGGCCACGACCTCGACCTGGACCTCACGTACCGGGACTACGCGACGCAGGTCGCGATGCGCGAGGCCCTCGGCTCGATCGCGGCGAAGCCGGGGACGTCGAAGCACGGCACGGGGTACGCGCTCGACGTGCCCGAGCTGCCATGCGAGTACGGGTACGGCACGCCGCAGCACTCGTGGCTCGTCGAGAAGGGCCCCGCGTACGGGTGGGTGCAGCCGTCGTGGGCGCGCCAGGGCGGGAGCAACCCCGAGTACTGGCACTTCGAGTACGTGGGCTGA